A portion of the Brevundimonas pondensis genome contains these proteins:
- the metX gene encoding homoserine O-succinyltransferase MetX: protein MTLALIDPIAPAEEPACRSGSARRPSELLSRDGAHDVVVPIPDGFELDFGGTLNQKQVVGRLHGKAGAPLIVVAGGISADRYVHRTETKGLGWWSGAVGVRAPIDLTRFRVLAFDFAPEFGEGVKDARTPLTITTQDQARLLALLLDHLGVDKVAAFIGCSYGGMIALAFGELFPDWAEQLVVVSAAHRPHPLATAWRGIQRRILQLGLDTGRIDQAVGLARELAMTTYRTPDEFGDRFDSEAPSHAGQAYPVCDYLTARGRAYRDRTTPSRWLSLSDSIDRHRVEPEAITAPVTLVGFTTDRLCPIDDMRELAARLPNLWRFEQHPSLYGHDAFLKEDALVADILTSVLKDIDQ from the coding sequence ATGACCCTGGCCCTGATCGACCCTATCGCCCCCGCCGAAGAGCCCGCCTGTCGGTCCGGTTCCGCACGCCGTCCGTCCGAGCTGCTGTCGCGCGACGGGGCCCATGACGTCGTCGTTCCCATCCCCGACGGCTTCGAGCTCGATTTCGGCGGAACGCTAAACCAGAAGCAGGTCGTCGGCCGCCTGCACGGCAAGGCCGGCGCCCCCCTGATCGTGGTGGCCGGCGGCATCTCGGCCGATCGCTATGTCCACCGCACCGAGACCAAGGGCCTGGGCTGGTGGTCGGGCGCCGTGGGCGTCCGCGCCCCCATCGACCTGACCCGTTTCCGCGTCCTGGCCTTTGATTTCGCCCCGGAGTTCGGCGAAGGCGTCAAGGACGCCAGGACCCCGCTGACCATCACCACCCAGGATCAGGCGCGGCTGCTGGCCCTGCTGCTGGATCACCTCGGCGTGGACAAGGTCGCGGCCTTCATCGGCTGTTCCTACGGCGGCATGATCGCGCTGGCGTTCGGCGAACTCTTCCCCGACTGGGCCGAGCAGCTGGTGGTGGTGTCCGCCGCCCACCGCCCTCACCCGCTGGCCACCGCCTGGCGCGGCATCCAGCGCCGCATCCTGCAACTGGGCCTCGACACCGGCCGCATCGATCAGGCCGTGGGTCTGGCGCGCGAACTGGCCATGACCACCTATCGCACCCCCGACGAGTTCGGCGACCGCTTCGATTCCGAGGCCCCCAGCCACGCAGGGCAAGCCTATCCCGTCTGCGACTATCTGACAGCGCGCGGCCGGGCCTATCGCGACCGCACCACGCCCTCGCGCTGGCTGAGCCTGTCGGACTCCATCGACCGCCACCGCGTCGAGCCCGAGGCCATCACCGCCCCGGTCACCCTGGTCGGCTTCACCACCGATCGCCTCTGCCCCATCGACGACATGAGGGAGCTGGCCGCGCGCCTGCCCAACCTCTGGCGCTTCGAACAACACCCCTCCCTGTACGGCCACGACGCCTTCCTGAAGGAAGACGCCCTGGTCGCCGACATCCTGACTTCCGTACTGAAGGACATCGACCAATGA